The proteins below are encoded in one region of Bacteroidota bacterium:
- a CDS encoding M3 family oligoendopeptidase — translation MPINIAPPARTFVSNSLEIKTWSDIEHYFIDLEQRQINSLSDFLLWLTNRSELETVIAENLAWRYIRMTCYTDNKTYEEAYTFFITELDPKISPYNNKLNIKFIQSPFLNELNDSRFQNSIRSAQRAIQIYRDENIPLIADMQQKEQKYGAIAGAMTIHYNDKELTLQQASVLLKSKNREERKLVYEKIIARRLQDATKLDQLFDELIKVRTQIAHNAGFDNFRDYKFAAMCRFDYTVSDCMQMHEAISKSIMPIVKKYDDHRKQILNYEQLLPYDLDVDIDGDTPLKPFKTGTEMMDKAIACFYKTDTYLGDCMSQLKSMNRIDLDSRIGKAPGGYNYPLYETGVPFIFMNASGLLRDLVTIVHEGGHAVHSIVTHPLQQIDFKNFPSEVAELASMSMELISMEHWDCFFENKEDLKRARLQHLEDVLTILPWIACVDKFQHWIYTNPEHTAAERKIYWTQLHSEFSSKVVDWANYADARSYLWQKQLHIYEVPFYYIEYGMAQLGAIAVWRNYKANPQQAIKQYLDALRLGYTSGIKEIYKTAGVQFDFSATYISELCEFVKSEISKIEQAS, via the coding sequence ATGCCAATAAACATAGCACCACCCGCTCGCACATTTGTTTCTAACTCGCTCGAAATAAAAACATGGAGCGACATCGAGCACTACTTTATCGACCTCGAACAACGCCAAATAAATTCGCTTTCTGATTTTTTGCTATGGCTTACCAACCGTAGCGAGCTCGAAACCGTAATTGCCGAAAACCTTGCCTGGCGATACATTCGCATGACATGCTATACCGATAATAAAACCTATGAAGAGGCATACACCTTTTTTATTACCGAGTTAGATCCCAAGATTTCGCCTTACAACAATAAGCTGAATATTAAATTTATTCAGTCACCTTTTTTAAATGAGCTGAATGATTCGCGTTTTCAAAATAGCATTCGCAGTGCACAACGTGCCATCCAAATCTATCGCGATGAGAACATACCGCTCATTGCCGATATGCAACAAAAGGAACAAAAATATGGAGCCATAGCCGGTGCCATGACTATTCATTATAACGACAAGGAACTTACCTTGCAACAGGCATCAGTACTTTTAAAAAGTAAAAACCGCGAAGAAAGAAAGTTGGTGTATGAAAAAATAATTGCCCGCAGATTGCAAGATGCAACAAAGTTAGATCAGCTATTTGATGAACTTATAAAAGTGCGTACTCAAATAGCGCACAATGCAGGCTTCGATAATTTTCGCGATTATAAATTTGCCGCCATGTGCCGCTTTGATTATACCGTAAGCGATTGCATGCAAATGCACGAGGCCATAAGCAAGAGCATCATGCCCATTGTTAAAAAATACGATGATCACAGAAAACAAATTTTGAATTACGAGCAACTGCTTCCATATGATTTGGATGTAGATATAGATGGCGATACGCCACTCAAGCCATTTAAAACGGGAACCGAAATGATGGATAAGGCTATTGCATGTTTTTATAAAACAGATACTTACCTGGGCGATTGCATGAGTCAACTAAAAAGCATGAACCGCATCGATCTTGATTCGCGCATTGGCAAAGCTCCCGGAGGTTACAACTATCCCTTGTATGAAACCGGAGTGCCATTTATTTTTATGAATGCTTCGGGATTGCTACGCGATTTGGTAACCATAGTGCACGAGGGGGGACATGCAGTGCATTCCATTGTAACTCACCCCTTGCAGCAAATTGATTTTAAAAATTTTCCGAGCGAAGTAGCAGAGCTTGCAAGCATGAGCATGGAGCTTATAAGCATGGAACATTGGGATTGTTTTTTTGAAAACAAGGAAGACTTAAAGCGCGCCCGCTTGCAACACCTCGAAGATGTGCTCACCATTTTACCCTGGATTGCCTGTGTAGATAAATTTCAACATTGGATATATACCAACCCTGAGCACACAGCTGCTGAGCGTAAAATATACTGGACACAACTGCATAGCGAGTTTAGCAGCAAGGTAGTAGATTGGGCAAACTATGCAGATGCACGAAGTTATCTTTGGCAAAAGCAGTTACACATTTACGAAGTGCCTTTTTATTACATCGAGTATGGCATGGCACAGTTGGGTGCAATAGCTGTTTGGCGCAACTATAAGGCAAATCCACAGCAAGCCATAAAGCAATATCTTGATGCACTTAGGTTAGGTTATACATCAGGTATAAAAGAGATTTATAAAACGGCTGGTGTACAATTTGATTTTAGCGCAACTTATATTAGTGAGCTATGCGAGTTTGTAAAATCTGAGATTTCAAAAATTGAGCAAGCCTCATAG
- a CDS encoding alpha/beta fold hydrolase — MILHTKIEGTGKPIVILHGLFGMLDNWNGIARQLSTKGIACILMDLRNHGHSPWSDEFNYHVMCEDVLETIAHLELNSYVLAGHSMGGKVALQVAACKPAGLLGLCVMDIAPRYYAPHHEHIINALYRADVHKIKSRKEAESNMKPFIADNATLQFLLKNLHWKDHNTLAWRFNLDAIARNIEEVGKSFSLENKMDTPTLFMRGENSSYINKQDEEHIQQLFTTVKLVTISHAGHWLHADQPEVVINTLEAFVNECLL; from the coding sequence ATGATTTTACATACGAAAATCGAAGGCACCGGCAAGCCAATTGTAATACTTCATGGATTGTTTGGTATGCTTGATAACTGGAATGGTATTGCGCGGCAATTGTCCACCAAAGGCATTGCTTGCATACTGATGGACCTGCGTAATCATGGACATTCGCCATGGAGCGATGAGTTTAACTACCATGTCATGTGTGAAGATGTTTTGGAAACCATAGCACACCTTGAATTAAATTCATATGTGCTTGCAGGACATAGTATGGGCGGTAAAGTGGCCTTGCAAGTTGCAGCATGTAAACCTGCAGGTTTACTGGGCCTTTGCGTTATGGACATAGCACCACGTTATTATGCACCTCATCACGAACATATTATTAATGCCTTGTACAGGGCAGATGTGCACAAGATAAAATCGCGCAAAGAAGCAGAATCAAACATGAAACCCTTTATTGCCGATAACGCAACGTTGCAATTTCTTTTAAAAAATCTGCATTGGAAAGATCACAATACATTAGCCTGGCGTTTCAACCTGGATGCAATAGCACGTAATATTGAAGAAGTTGGAAAATCTTTTTCTTTAGAAAATAAAATGGACACCCCTACTCTTTTTATGCGTGGCGAAAATTCTTCGTATATCAATAAGCAAGACGAAGAACATATACAGCAACTGTTTACAACTGTAAAACTGGTTACCATATCTCATGCCGGACACTGGCTACATGCCGACCAGCCTGAAGTTGTTATAAATACATTGGAAGCTTTTGTAAACGAATGTTTACTTTAG
- a CDS encoding S9 family peptidase, producing the protein MKNVIIVLAIFALVTKVNGQDKLFTLEDAVLKQRTTLAPKRLQQLNWIPNSAKYFYVEKRDNVETLLEGLVDREGQSPVCNLIELSTAMRASGADTLAKFPSLTFTDETHFEFEYKKIKYGFDLATKQISIIEENKLPEKAENIDRSVTGKIAYTLQNNLYMQDGANQITLTIDNEGVVNGQSVHRNEFGISKGTFWSPNGTYLAYYRMDENMVTQYPLVDLKQRPAASSLIRYPMAGDASHHVSVVVYDPLEGGKVTLQTGEPKDQYLTNIAWSPDEKFIYVAVLNRDQNHMMLQCYNAKDGTLVKTLFEEADTKYVEPLNPVMFVKGNPEQFIWQSARSRYKHLYLYNTQGVLVKQLTTGQWEVTDVLGFSARGERLFFMATIESPVTRHLCSVELATGKITQLTQTGGTHTAQMSSDGKYFIDNFQSITVPRVISIINDKGETKQSLLTAENPLQEYALGEMKLFTLNATDGTSLYCRMYLPPGLSTERLAKLPAIVYVYGGPHAQMINDTWNGGGDLWFRYMAQQGYVIFTLDNRGSDNRGLDFEQAIFRQVGTIELDDQLRGVEYLKTLPYIDASRIGVFGWSYGGFMSTSLMTKHPGVFKAGVAGGPVIDWKYYEVMYTERYMDTPEQNKEGFENADLTKQAKNLSGKLLLIHGTNDDVVVWQHSLNFLKACIDAGKQVDYMAYPGHLHNVTGKDRAHLFQKITDYFDTYLK; encoded by the coding sequence ATGAAAAACGTAATTATTGTCTTGGCGATTTTTGCTCTCGTCACCAAGGTAAATGGGCAGGATAAATTATTTACATTGGAAGATGCGGTGCTTAAGCAACGCACAACCCTTGCACCAAAGAGATTGCAACAATTAAACTGGATTCCCAATAGTGCAAAATATTTTTATGTAGAAAAAAGAGACAATGTAGAAACCTTACTCGAAGGCTTGGTCGATCGCGAAGGGCAATCACCGGTTTGCAACCTGATTGAATTGAGTACGGCCATGCGTGCTTCCGGTGCCGATACATTAGCAAAATTTCCTTCACTTACTTTTACTGATGAAACTCACTTTGAATTTGAATACAAGAAAATTAAGTATGGATTTGATCTGGCCACAAAGCAGATTAGTATCATAGAGGAAAACAAGTTACCCGAAAAAGCAGAGAATATTGATCGCAGTGTAACTGGAAAAATAGCCTATACGCTGCAAAATAATTTGTATATGCAGGATGGTGCCAATCAAATCACCCTCACCATCGATAACGAAGGTGTGGTTAATGGGCAATCGGTACACCGCAATGAGTTTGGAATAAGCAAAGGTACCTTTTGGTCGCCAAATGGCACTTACCTCGCTTATTACCGCATGGACGAAAACATGGTTACCCAATACCCGCTGGTAGATCTTAAGCAGCGTCCTGCAGCGTCATCGCTTATACGTTATCCTATGGCTGGCGATGCCAGCCACCATGTATCGGTAGTTGTATATGATCCTCTCGAAGGCGGTAAAGTAACCTTACAAACTGGTGAGCCCAAAGATCAGTACCTTACGAATATTGCATGGAGTCCCGATGAAAAATTTATTTATGTAGCTGTTCTCAATCGCGATCAGAATCACATGATGCTGCAATGTTACAATGCAAAGGATGGAACCTTAGTAAAAACTTTGTTCGAGGAGGCCGATACAAAATATGTAGAGCCATTGAATCCGGTAATGTTTGTAAAGGGAAACCCCGAACAGTTTATCTGGCAAAGTGCCCGCAGTCGCTATAAGCACCTATACCTTTACAATACACAAGGTGTATTGGTAAAGCAGTTAACCACGGGGCAGTGGGAAGTAACCGATGTGTTGGGCTTTAGTGCCCGAGGCGAAAGATTATTTTTTATGGCAACTATTGAAAGCCCTGTTACACGACATCTGTGTAGTGTTGAATTGGCAACAGGTAAGATAACACAGCTAACACAAACCGGAGGCACTCATACCGCACAAATGAGCAGCGATGGAAAATACTTTATTGATAATTTTCAAAGTATTACGGTGCCCCGCGTCATTTCCATTATCAATGATAAAGGTGAAACAAAACAATCGTTACTTACTGCCGAAAATCCTTTGCAGGAATATGCCTTAGGCGAGATGAAGTTGTTTACCTTAAATGCAACCGATGGTACCAGTTTATATTGCCGTATGTACTTACCACCGGGGTTAAGTACTGAGCGCCTTGCAAAGTTGCCGGCTATCGTTTATGTATATGGTGGCCCTCATGCACAAATGATAAATGATACATGGAACGGTGGTGGTGATTTATGGTTTCGGTATATGGCACAGCAGGGTTATGTAATATTTACTCTTGACAATCGTGGCAGCGACAATCGCGGGCTCGACTTTGAGCAGGCCATTTTCAGGCAGGTGGGCACAATAGAACTTGATGATCAGTTGAGAGGAGTGGAATACCTGAAAACGTTACCATACATAGATGCCTCCCGTATTGGTGTTTTTGGCTGGAGTTACGGAGGCTTTATGTCAACCTCGCTTATGACAAAGCATCCAGGAGTTTTTAAAGCAGGTGTTGCTGGTGGGCCTGTTATCGACTGGAAATATTACGAAGTTATGTACACCGAAAGATACATGGATACGCCTGAACAAAATAAGGAAGGTTTCGAAAATGCTGACCTAACAAAGCAAGCAAAGAATTTGTCGGGAAAACTGCTGCTCATACATGGTACAAATGATGATGTGGTAGTGTGGCAACATTCGCTCAATTTTTTAAAAGCTTGTATTGATGCCGGTAAGCAAGTGGACTACATGGCTTATCCCGGCCACTTACATAATGTAACAGGAAAAGACCGTGCACATTTGTTTCAAAAGATAACCGATTACTTTGATACGTATCTAAAGTAA
- a CDS encoding tetratricopeptide repeat protein yields MKAALSHKFSWLFIPLLASLLYARTFRFDYIYYDDVSLIESAKQVSQSKTPIADLFSQGAFGAGAKQDSYYRPLLSLTFYFDSFFDSPIAFRFSNLLFHIAACLLFYLLLVRLSFDKSMALMIALLFTAHPLLAEAVAWIPGRNDSLLALFMVAAILSLFDYLQTSSKIKLFIFSCSFFAALLTKESTLFFIPVLVALTLFFSKSKSQIIILAAIVLVTSAIYFIARNQVMATDVALPYAVLCKLVFKNIPAIPMFMAQAMLPVQLSVLPVFSASMAVVGALFMIILLYLIYRNRFFSKQLMIGATWFFCAGLPALIPNTFSYEMIFLNHRLYLPLMGLLICSAALIQNYWNKSYWQYGALGVLIFFCLLNSKYTEAFKSELDFYTNATTNSPTSSFAWKGFGVCLQAKGDVSGSMSAYRQSLSLNIKIPEVRNNLARLFINQKEYVQSEKLLIEELQIDSTNSMAYYNLATIRIEQNKLPEAVGYLQESVQHSPNNIEALNDLAALLAQQGQYVQALDYCNRILSINPEYEPALRNISMLKELMQNKK; encoded by the coding sequence TTGAAAGCCGCACTCAGTCATAAATTTAGTTGGCTGTTCATCCCCTTGCTTGCCTCTTTATTGTATGCTCGCACCTTCCGCTTTGATTATATCTACTACGATGATGTATCGTTAATAGAGTCGGCCAAACAAGTGTCGCAGAGCAAAACACCCATAGCCGATTTATTTTCGCAGGGAGCATTTGGCGCAGGTGCAAAGCAAGATTCCTATTATAGGCCTTTGCTTTCACTCACATTTTATTTCGATAGCTTTTTCGATTCGCCAATTGCCTTTCGTTTTAGCAACTTACTTTTTCACATTGCCGCATGTTTGCTATTTTACTTGTTGCTTGTACGATTGAGCTTCGATAAAAGTATGGCATTAATGATTGCGTTACTTTTCACAGCACACCCGCTCTTGGCTGAGGCGGTAGCATGGATACCCGGACGTAACGATAGTCTTCTGGCTTTGTTTATGGTGGCAGCTATCCTTAGTTTATTTGACTATTTGCAGACATCCTCCAAAATCAAGTTGTTCATTTTTAGTTGTTCATTTTTTGCCGCATTACTTACTAAAGAAAGCACTTTGTTTTTTATACCCGTTTTGGTTGCTCTAACTTTGTTCTTTTCGAAAAGCAAAAGTCAAATAATTATTCTTGCGGCAATTGTTTTAGTTACAAGTGCAATCTACTTTATAGCTCGCAACCAGGTTATGGCAACAGATGTTGCCTTGCCCTATGCAGTGCTTTGTAAGTTAGTTTTTAAAAATATTCCCGCTATTCCAATGTTTATGGCACAGGCCATGTTGCCTGTGCAGCTTAGTGTATTGCCAGTGTTTAGTGCAAGCATGGCGGTTGTTGGCGCATTATTTATGATTATCCTGCTTTACCTTATTTATAGAAACAGGTTTTTCTCAAAGCAATTAATGATTGGCGCTACGTGGTTTTTTTGTGCCGGGCTGCCTGCACTTATACCCAATACGTTTTCATACGAAATGATTTTTCTTAATCATCGTTTATACCTACCGTTAATGGGATTATTAATTTGTTCAGCTGCACTGATTCAGAATTATTGGAACAAATCTTATTGGCAATATGGAGCGCTCGGAGTGCTGATATTTTTTTGCCTTCTAAATAGTAAGTATACCGAAGCTTTTAAATCGGAGCTGGATTTTTATACCAATGCAACTACCAACTCTCCTACGTCATCATTTGCATGGAAGGGTTTTGGGGTTTGCTTACAAGCAAAGGGAGATGTATCAGGTTCTATGAGCGCTTACCGACAATCACTTTCTTTAAATATAAAAATTCCGGAAGTTCGTAATAACCTTGCGCGACTTTTTATTAATCAGAAAGAATATGTTCAATCAGAAAAACTCTTAATTGAAGAGTTGCAGATAGATAGCACTAACAGCATGGCATATTATAACCTTGCTACAATTCGAATTGAGCAAAATAAATTGCCAGAGGCAGTCGGCTATTTACAAGAGTCGGTACAACATAGCCCCAATAATATTGAAGCACTCAATGACCTTGCTGCCTTGTTGGCACAGCAGGGACAGTATGTGCAGGCTTTGGACTATTGCAACCGCATACTTTCCATCAATCCCGAGTACGAACCGGCACTTCGAAATATATCAATGCTGAAAGAATTGATGCAAAATAAGAAGTAA